From Chrysemys picta bellii isolate R12L10 chromosome 1, ASM1138683v2, whole genome shotgun sequence:
GCTAGTCTCTGGACTCCTGAAACTGCGATCTTTCCCCACTTGTTCTGTCAGGGCTCCACCCCTGCTGTGtgtcttctccccaaggccctgccctgtcACTTtctcctgtcttcccctccccttgtcaGTTGCTGGATCATTTCCACTCCCCATATATATATGAGCCCAAAAATGGTGTTCCACTGTGGccagcatgtccatgaatgccacaagcaaccTCATGTTGTCTCTATACTACATGTGTCAACATCTTCTTTGGACTCCTCATCCTCACTTTGCCATTTAAGGAGTAGCTGGACTGCCATTCGTGATCTGTTAgtgagacccatcagcatattcatCAACAGTTCAGGATCTGGTCCCAAAGACTAAAAAGGTGGACAGAGCATGCAGTACAAAAACAGTTgcaagatggcgccaaatgtggaaggaagggaaaggacTGCTGGGGAGTGAACCGATGCATGAtcgggcattgggacaggacccaggttgCCCCATGACCCCCTGCCCACTTCCCACAAACCTCTGAGGCTGAAGGGGAaggaggtgctctgtgggatacctgcccagagtgcaccactccaaatgccactgcaagtgctgcacttgccgcaaatgtggccatgccattgcgctggcagctgacagtgtgaacacacagcagCCCTGTCCCTGCAGCGCTCTCTGATGGGGATTAACTCCCAGATCGTTACATCTCcaagtgtggacatagcctaagTCTGTTCCGTTTTGAAAACCCTTCAATGAAGTGTGCTCCACAGTATGATGGTAGAGAGATGTATTGCTCTCTGATCTCACAGCGACAGCCCTGTATGGCCTTAGAAAGtgctcatgtctcccctcagtcatctttctccagatctgtctgctcctatctatccatccatcctggGCATTTACAGGGTACCAGAGCCTATGGAGAGCCAGACATTATCCCTTATTTTCTTTCTAATCAactgtattttataaatatacacaaatacacaaaacagccagttcctctctgactcagcacagagcccaggagttctcatctccctttgggaaggttccttaattactgtttactcctaaagccGGATAATTAGCCCAGAGGCAGGGGCATGCTTGTCTATAGCCTGTTTACATTCAGATGCTCTCTTCTCCTGTAGAGGCTGAGCGAACTCCACTGGGATTTCACAGAGCTATAGTATAAACTGTACACACCCCTGTGTCGCTCTCAGcatgggatgctgctgcagatgctggggtgagagaggagtGGGACACGactacctgagggggattcccagggaggACAATTCCATCTCAGCATTCACAGGTAACCATCACTTGCTGACGAACTCACCTGCTCGACAAATCCAGTGTAacgtgggggtggaggggtagaTAGTACGTCTGTGGTCCTTTCTGCTCTGCACAACCATGACACATCCCAGGGCTCTTGGCATAATTGATGAGTTTGCCAAAGAATCACTGGTCAAAACGTCACTCTTTTGTGTGCACCTTGCTCATCCCACCTGATGGACTACTGCCCAAAGGTGACTacatttcagtggcacagtgaatccttcaggatgaaagatgtTAGTAGATGTGCAATACAAGGGGAAATTCTGAGACCACGGCCTGGCTCAGGCCCCAGTGAGGCAAAATTTGCCTTGGATCAACAACTGAGTAGAGACATCAGGAGCCATCTGTGTGCTTATACACAGACACTATCACCctctcctcttgcatttcagaaGTATGTctgttaatggggcagggggacaggggGACAGGAGGTGTTACCTGACTTTTATCTGCTAAAATGATTAGAAGGTGTTAGGACTCTTCACAAGAACAAATTTTCAACATGGGTAACACATACTTTTTCCTAAGTTAATTTGAGAAGTCAGCTGAACTGATatgcctgaaactttcaaaaaacaattcagctcggtccttttttgtttttacgtcattgaagatctcctggttaagtcaTTGTCATCTCTTGCCATACTTGCTATCTTTCCTACGcggtgggatagtttgctcttgtgcccttaataatgtctctgaaaatCTGCCAGCTGtcttcttttatttttccccttagacgtgcttcccatgagatcttacctaccaacttccTGCATTTGCTaaaatctgccttcttgaaatccattgtctttgttttgttgttttccctcatatcattccttagaatcatgaactctatcatttcatgatcaccttcccccaaattgccttccactttcaaattctcaaccagttcctcctccTTTGTCAAAAAcaagtctagaacagcctctctcctAGTAGCTTACTCCAGCTTCTGGaacaaaaaattgtctccaatacattccaagaacttgttggataatctgtgccctggtgtagacagcatgagatgaattctcccattgaccgagctaccacctctcagggattACCTATGCTGAGGGGAGAACCCCTTCTATCTGTGTAAGTAGTGTCTACAGTAAAGTGCTATGGCAGTaacgctgtagcattttaagtgtaaacaacccatcaagcagatcttccagaaaaaaTCTGGATCTGCAAACATGGGGAattggagaatccaacacttccCTTCCCAGTGTGTCCCAGTGACTAATCACCCTCAGTGCTAAATATTTGGCCCTAATTTCTAGCTGGAATTTAcctggcttcagctttcagccctTTGGTCTTGCCTTTCTCTGGTAGATTACAGAGCACATTACTaccccacaagtactcctgttcttttaacctcCCTTATCAACTTTCATAACTTCCAATTTCTATTTTTAGCTATCTATTTtccatttttcctattttttgcACATTGCTTCCCCACCCCAATTTCTGCCTTCACTCTGCCACTGAAGTGGGTTTTTACACAATGTTGTTCACCTTGTTAACTCTGGAATCATGCATTTTCTACTGTCTAATAAACTGTTATCAAAGAATTAccaattttcattcatatttttctgtgtaatttttttcctcccaatcagttttgctGACAATTTTCCTCAGTGTTGGGGAATTAGTCCTCTTGGAGCACTAAGTGTCTATAAATAGGACTGGTTGGGAACTGTCCATTTGAATGtaaatcagtttcattttttattttcctctcctatATCATATGCACCCTTCTTTGTCTCTTGTGTAAACTAAAGATTTGCAGACTTTTCTATATGTTTGCACATGGTAGCCTCCCCCATTCTCAGAGCCTGTCTTGGAAATCCCTTTTATATGTGCTATATCCTTAATAGAGACTGGGTaaccaaaactgaacacataTCCCTGAACCTGTTATTCTCCATACCATATCTTAGTAATCTGAACATTGCTTTTGTTTTGCCCACTGTTGTGAATGAGCAGGTGTTTCTCTTCAGCTGCTATCAATGCCGCCCAGGTCTTTTCCATGAGGTAtgttctagttgggatgtttcTCCCAGCACATGTCTTcccaaaagtttgtttttttccaatctCAGATTTCAAGCAACTGGATGAATGGGAAAACTTCCTACAGAATTGACTCCCTATCCTGGCTTTCATTGCATTAAGAAATAatgatggataaccagtatccacacaTGTGTCTCCTGCTGGGGCCTCTGAAGGTTCCCCCACCACATTATATAGGAATTATTAACACAGGGAGCACCACAAAATATGGAATTGGATTTAGTAGGGTCGTTGTCCACAGTTATTGTCTCTGATTtatgaaaatgtaatttttcagtgtgtgaagagtgaTCAATCTGCTTCTCCCATGAGAACAGTCTCCATTAATGCACGTAGTATCTCATATTAACGTTGTCTCTTCATTCAGGCATTTCCACTGTGACCATCACCCGAGACCCTGGGAACACAGAAAGTCAGAGGAACATACTGTACATGCAGGAGAAACCCTTATGACTCGGAGTTGtacaccttctcccctactcgATGTCAAATTCCAACAGAACCGACTTCatcaacccctccaccttcatcctactTGGCATTCCTGGCCTAGAGGTAGCCCATATCTGGATGTCCATTCCCTTCTGTGTTATGTACACCATAGCTTTGTTGGGGAACTTCACTatcctgttcatcgtgaagagGGAGCCAAGCCTCCACGGGCCGATgttctatttcctctgcatgctggccgtcaccgacctggtcatgtccacatccactgtacccaaaatgctgagcatcttctggttcaattccagggagatcagtttcagtgcctgcctcacccagatgtacttcattcactcCTTCTCAGGGATGGAGTCTGGAGTACTTGtagccatggcttttgatcgctacgtggccatctgtaATCCTCTGAGATATTCCACAATCCTGACAAACTCTGTTGTGGCCAAGATAGGCCTGGCTGTGGTGCTGCGCAGTGGCATACTCACATTACCCTATCCCTTCCTGGCGAGCCgatggccatattgcagaaccaacatcattccCCACTGCTATTGTCGACATatagctgtggtgaagctggcctgcgctGACATCCACATCAGCAGTTACTATGGCCTGTTTAATCTTTTCCTTGAGATTGGaatggatgtgttttttattGCCGTGTCCTATATTCTAATCCTCCGGACCATCTTCCGCCTCCCCACAAAGAATGCCCGTCTGaaaacttttgggacctgcatctCTCATCTTTGTGCAATCTCAGCTTTGTACATCCCAGATTTCTTCTCATCTCTCACACAGTGGGTTGGCCTCTATGTGCATTTGCGCGTTCTCATTGCCACTCTGTACATGTTGGTGCCCCCCGTGCTCCACCCCATCATTtatggggtgaggaccaaacagatccgggacaggctgctccagctctttactCATAAAGAGACATAAATGTTTTCTCCTTGTGCTCTTGCTCTCAGattgagctctgtgcagagctggctggtgcatggtgCTGGGGCCTCTTCCCTGAGTCACTTActggacagacagagagacattGAACACTTTTCTGtccttactgtgctgtgtcaatgTGATGAACTGGGGAATCAGTCTATGTGCCCAACactgggttgccacctttctaattgctggtagctGGATCCCTGAAATTGCAATCTTGCCCCATCTCTTCTCTCAACCCTCCACCCTGCTGTGTGTCatctccccaaggccctgccccatcacttgctcctgtcttcccctccccttgtcaGCTGTGACACAGTCATCTCTACAACCAATATGTTCTCACATTTTATAGCAGGTCACTTAAGGTGCACTGGTTTGtgttaacattttaatgtttattcttactttgttactaactgtggagagagagaccccgtcaggactcctgggatctatctcagctctgggagggggtggggtttagTGTGTTACAGCAGGAGCCAGATACATCTGAGGTCTAAATAAGAAGAtcaaaatggccatactgggtaaaaccaatggtccatgtagcccagtagcctgtcttctaaCAGCGCCcattgccaggtgcttcagagggaatgaacagaacatggcaatccTCATCTGATTTACGTGAAGCGGCTTGGCAGaaggggcagaagccccaagcccagGCTGCCTCTGCTTCAGCTGGCAGGAGTTTAatcctccagccccagaaagagtcgctgggggaggggaatagcCCAGATCcccctggctggagcagcagaAAAAGCCCTCAGATCAGGCTGCCCTAAGCCTTCGCCGCGAATTCAGGATCTGTGAGGGTAGTGGGGAGTGAAGCCCTACTTATTTTCATACCGCTGCTGCCCAGGGGTTTTCTCATTTTTCCTGTCCTTGGGCGAACCTCAGGGGGCGGTTATTTTGTCTCCCTTTCCTGATGCTTTAGGGGCTGCTCTCTTTCCTACATCTCCCTTACCCTTTCTGGAGGTGGAGATGGGTTGTACAGCACTATCAGTACAGACACAGCACCAGAGGACTTCTCCCTCTTTGCCCATCTCCGTAGGACACAGGGTCATAACAGGGGCCAAGCCAGAGGATCATCAAAAGTCCACTACCCCGTCTCCCACTGTGCTGCGGGATGAGCTTCACCGTTTTTTGGTGGACACCTGTCATTTCAAGGGTAAAGTGAAGCTCTCTCTCCAACATTGGAGAGACATCCACCTTGTTCTCTTAGCTATGAGGGCTGTTTGGAGGAGTGGAGGGGAACCGGGAGGGAGGACATACTGGTTTACCTGTGGGCCCGCAACTTCTGTCACAAGTCTTTGAGTTTCGTCAGCAATTGTTGCAAGGCCAGCTGGGGATCCTCCTGCCTGTGAGGCTCCTCCTCAGCCCTCTGAATGAAGCCAACCATTGAACACCAGAGGCTCTAGGGTGGGTCCCCACATTTGCCAGGTTCTCTCCTTCCTTTGTGATGTAGGATGCTTTGTTGTTTGCTTGCGGGAAACCCACATGGATACAGCCGACGAGATTAGTTGGCGGCTGGAGTCGGGGGATTGGGTATATTTTATACACCTCAGTGCTCATTCGGCTGGTATGGACACCCTGTTCTCCCCTGACCTACAACCTGAGATGCTGGGAGTTGAAGATGTCATACCAAGTCGTCTGTTGCACCTCCAGGCCTGTTTAGAGGGACTGAGGTTGAATCTGTTCAAAGTCTACCTTCCAAATGCAGACTCGGAGGGGGTGTGTTTCTATCAACAGGTGTCTGCTGTcttcggcaccttggatcctcactagtgcctggtcctgggtgaGGATTTTAATCGCATCTTTGAGGACCAGAATCACACAGGGATTGAGAGCAGCCAGGCCGCTGCAGGCATCCTCTGAGAGATCATCAatcatcactccctggtggacgacTTGCATGACCAACACCCGGATGAGAATTCTTCCTTTACCTATATCCAAGTGGAGGTCGATTGGTTGCACCACTCGTGGTTTGACGGCATGTATGTATTTTGTTTCCATCTTGCCTCGAACTATTCCTCCAGTATTCATCTGGCCCAGTTCTCGGCCCACCATTTAGTGGCCACGATGGCCTCTTTCATCTCGGAGCTCACCTGGGGCTCTTCACACACTTCAGATCCCCCTGTGCATACTCCAGCAGGTGTGGCCACCTTATTGCCTACTGCTCGGGTTTTCCTTGAACGTGTCCTACAAGAGGGTGCTCCCCATCAACGCCTCACCCCAGGACCTCTGGAATTCTTGATTGGGCTCCTGTCCCATGAGTCCCCGCGATCCCCTCCCTTTCATGACACAAGTGGGCTGCACACCCTGAATTTGGTTCATTTCTGAATTCCACCAAAGGAACAACTTTATATGCTCATGCGCCACATACTTCACTTCCCAAGATATCCTGATACCAAGTGGTGGAACCTAGTACCACCTTTGGATGGTGAGGAACCCCAGTGGGCCAGAAAGTACTCCACCCCGGTCCCATTGCCCACCAGGGCTATCGGTTGGGTGGCTCCTTCATGGACCATGAGCACAGGCATGTACGTGGCCCAGTTCCCCCCCATTCCAGATGCCTGCCCATTTTGCATCATAAGGCAGACCCTGGTGCATGCCTATTTAGAATGCGCAGGGTTGCAGACCCTATTCCAACTCCtccacaacttcaacaggaggttctggctgcacttttccccacaccttttCATATATGCTCCCTGCTTTAGCTCAACATACAGAATGTGGCCTTcaggtccctt
This genomic window contains:
- the LOC135980986 gene encoding olfactory receptor 52E4-like; the encoded protein is MSNSNRTDFINPSTFILLGIPGLEVAHIWMSIPFCVMYTIALLGNFTILFIVKREPSLHGPMFYFLCMLAVTDLVMSTSTVPKMLSIFWFNSREISFSACLTQMYFIHSFSGMESGVLVAMAFDRYVAICNPLRYSTILTNSVVAKIGLAVVLRSGILTLPYPFLASRWPYCRTNIIPHCYCRHIAVVKLACADIHISSYYGLFNLFLEIGMDVFFIAVSYILILRTIFRLPTKNARLKTFGTCISHLCAISALYIPDFFSSLTQWVGLYVHLRVLIATLYMLVPPVLHPIIYGVRTKQIRDRLLQLFTHKET